ACCTTGTTTTGAGAGTGATGGACACGCCCCCTATGTTGCCTAACTGGCAACGTGTGCACAAGCTTTGCCCCGAGGGCGTGCACGTACTTGTTCTTGTTGTGAGAGCTGACCGACTGCACGACAACACACACCTGGAGGAGCACGCacaggtatacacacacacgcgcgcacacacagacacacacacagaaacagacacgcTCAATGTCATgtgatgttgtgtgttttgtgtcggCATTCAGACTCTCTTCGGTCCTGAGTGGCGCCGTCATGCTTTACTCGTCCTCACACATGCTGACCACCTGAAGGAGGCGGGGCTTCACACGTCAGTCAGTGACTGGCTGCGAGCTCTGGCTGAACAGGTGGAGGGAGGAGTCTTGTTCTTGGACAACAGCCGTGATTGGCCGTCAGTCAGAGGGCGCCCGCTGAGAGAGCGACTGCTCCGCCTCTCAGCCAGGAACCATCACAGAGCTGTGATGGTCCGGACAGA
This is a stretch of genomic DNA from Plectropomus leopardus isolate mb unplaced genomic scaffold, YSFRI_Pleo_2.0 unplaced_scaffold2936, whole genome shotgun sequence. It encodes these proteins:
- the LOC121938402 gene encoding GTPase IMAP family member GIMD1-like; translation: MDLSRSRRGNSLFGILSDCGCHHGDNKRNVLTLNVLLLGDRQSGRSSVGNALIGGEEFHTGPCLSGIAVTMEHQLLSRNFPRFFRRQGAESDLVLRVMDTPPMLPNWQRVHKLCPEGVHVLVLVVRADRLHDNTHLEEHAQTLFGPEWRRHALLVLTHADHLKEAGLHTSVSDWLRALAEQVEGGVLFLDNSRDWPSVRGRPLRERLLRLSARNHHRAVMVRTEARSD